Within Calliopsis andreniformis isolate RMS-2024a chromosome 4, iyCalAndr_principal, whole genome shotgun sequence, the genomic segment TATCGCTATATGCTTGTTGCATCATCTTCCATTTCCCTCTTAAAATTATTTCACTGTTTTTGGTGAAACGATGAGTTGATACACAAATTACCCTCTAAAACATGTTTTGCGTCGTTATAGATTTATGGTTTATAATGAAAAACATGTTCGAGTAATTAATTTAATTGCTAGTGATTTACTTTGTCTTTGAATAAGAATGAGAGCAAAATTCACCTACTGCAAATGATTCAAAGATGAGCTTATAAAGAGGAATATTTTCCTTCTATAATCAATGATATCTGTTAATATTTCTTCTGAAATGTAACAATTTTCATATAAATAATTCACATTTTATTTCGCAAAATTCGCCCTGTTAGAAATGCAGTATATATTCGCTATAAAATCGCGTTACAATCAGTACTATTGACTCATTGTCTTGCAACTTCGATTCAACGACATAAACATGAGTGACAATCGTATCAATTGACTTCGAAAACGTGTATTTTATATTCTAGAAGCTCGTTTCTCTTAACAAATCACGAGATCCTAGCGAATAACGACAATACAGAACAAAAAACAACGATTAATAACGAGATTCCCAGCCAAATAGAAGTGGTCGCAGAACTCCCGTTTGAATTTCACAGAATGTCATTGTCCAAGCCATAAAGATGTCGCGTTCGTCGCTTGTTTCTCCCGAATGAATGCAAATCTATCCTCAAATAAAACAATAGAGAAAAATCATCCGAAAAATCTTCTTTTCCATTAAAACGAGTATTTTTCATCGTCGCGATGGTACATGTTGAAAAAATATGTACCGACGATACGACCTGCCGCAAATTGAAATTAAGGTGGTGTCCTCTGTCGAAGCTTCTCCCGAACTAAGGTTAGATTTCTCTCTTGCGGGTAACAGCGGATCCGTTCGCTCGAGTGCACGAATTGCCCTCGCGAATCCATCGCGACGAAAAGCATGTCGTATTGAGAAGCAAGGAGCCGTACGAGAATCGAAGAGGCTAAAGAAGTAAAAGGGAGAAGATTTCCATCGGAAGTGCGGTTAGAATCGCGTTTTCCCAACCGCGCATGTCGCCACCTATTGTTGATCTGACAGGATCTCGTATAGTTACGGTGAAAGCGATTGGATCTTCTGTTCGTTTCGCGAGAAACCAAAAAGCGACCTTTCGGCCCCTGGATCGCATGAACCCCGCCGAAACGCCTCCACAGGGGACATAATCGGCCCGTAGATCGCTGTTCCCAGGAAATCCGATTATTTTCTCGAGGATTTCGTCTACTTTTCGAGTAGATGCGTTCGAGGCCAGACATGGCGGCGATTCGATGAGCCAATTGGAGCAGCGCTCTCATACGGGATCAGATATTGTAAATTCCCCTTACATTCGCGTCAGTGTACGATTCTCTGTACTTAGTTTGGTCGTTATCGGTAGGAAAACCGTCTGTTATCGTTACGGTAGGGTGATCGTCGTTCGTCGGCCGTAAAGTAGAAGCCACACGGGACCGTAGCGGGACGTTGATCATGAAAGAATTGTGTTTGGTCACGTGACCGTGGCCGAAAAATGGCGCAAAGATCAGAGTACAAACATGGGTTCCATTTTATTGCTACGGTGTCATTTGTATTTGTTTACAAGCGCGCGTTTCCACAAACCACGTGTTAAGTAAGTGCCATTTCATTGACAGTGCGTGAGGGACAATGACAGGGAGAGGGTCCAAGAGACGGGGCCGACCGCCGAAGTCGGTGGTTATGGAACGGCCGAAAAAGTTTCAGTATCACCTGATGAAGAAGCCCAAGTATTTGCAAAACAAGGGTTCGGAAACGCCAAACTCGCAGCCGAGCACGCCGACACCATCGAGGCCGTCGTCACCAGTTGAGAGCGAGGAGAGCAGACGAAGCACGCGAACCCGAAAGTCGAGGGGGCCGAGGGACAGGCATTCTCGTAAGGGTGGACACTCGAGTTCTGGTGTCTATCACCGCCGAGGTTACAATCCGAACGTCGACTACAACGACTCGGAGTACCACTATGGGTCGGATTTCGGCGACGAGTCCAGCGAGAAGAGCGAGGTCGAGGAGGATCCTCTGCAGAGCGACGTGGACTCATCAGAAAGTATAGAGGAACCAGATCCATCCAGTGATAGTGACTTTTCCTTGTCCAGTTATAGCACTACCAGTGGCACGCCCCGCAAAACACTGCTCAGCCAGCAGAGACCGCCGAGTCCAGAACCTTTGTGGCTGCAGAACAGGGAACTGCCACCGTTGGTCTTACCTAAATCTTCTGACGACCTATTAGTCCCTAAGGAATTTGTTATGCCTTCGTTGTCCATTTACGAAGTATTGAGACACTTCCGCACACTGGTACGACTCTCAGCCTTCAGATTCGAGGATTTCTGTGCTGCCCTTATGTGCGAGGACCAGACCAATCTGTTGGCTGAGATACATATTATGCTTATCAAGGCTCTTCTTAGGGAAGAGGACTCTCAGCAGACGCACTTTGGGCCTCTAGATCAGAAAGACTCTGTGAATGTTAGTTTGTATTTTGTGGATTCTATGACGTGGCCGGAAGTGTTACGGTCTTACGTGGAAAGCGACAAATGCTTTGATCAGaatattctaaatattttatcaaCGTGCGAGTATCCATTTACTGCTGTGGAGGACAGAATTAAGGTGCTGCAATTCTTGACGGACCAGTTTCTAATTACTAATCCAGTAAGGGAAGATCTCCTGCACGAAGGTACTCTAAATGGTATTTCATGTTGTGTTATCTTTATTTTGATAATTTGTGCATATTCATTTGCAGAATTTGTGGAACTATTATTTGGTCAGCAGGACAAATTCTTGTGACCATGCTGAGATATCAATTATTTCTCTGTTTTCTCTTTctcattttttataattttaagaTATGTTTTGAGTTCTAAAATTATGTTTcattattatttcaatatttttatgtaTACAATGGTGAATGGTTTCTTCCAGGAAATATgcactatgatgatcactgcaGAGTTTGTCATCGTTTGGGGGATTTATTGTGTTGTGAAACCTGTCCAGCTGTGTTTCACTTAGAATGCGTTGAACCTCCATTAGTTGATGTTCCTACTGAAGACTGGCAGTGTAGTACGTGTAAAGCTCACAAAGTCACAGGAGTTGCAGATTGTATACCTGATGTTGAAAAGAATGGTTCCTTATGTCGTCAAGAACATTTAGGATTTGATAGACATGGTAGAAAATATTGGTTTCTTGCAAGGAGAATTTTTGTGTAAGCTATACTTTGTTATACATGCAaaagtataattaaaataaataaatttagtaaattaatgcaatattatgtttattacagtgaaAGTGAAGATGGTGAAGTTTGGTATTACAGTACATCTTTACAATTAGAAGAAGTAATGCTTGCCTTGGATCGTAATGAGATGGAAGTTGCACTTTATAGAGAACTATCAGATTATAAAGATGAAATTGTAAGACAAATGGACCTAACAGAATCAATTACCAATCAATATAAGGGTAATAAGAAGTCGTACTTGGAAGTAGAAAATGGTAAGTTTGTTTACATTACAAATACCTTAGTATTTTGTGTTCTTTCAAATCACAATATTAacgttttttttaatatttgatatTTTAGGTCTTATACAAAAACTACAAAAAGAACGCCAGGAGAAACAGgagaaagaggaagaagaaaagaaagagaaacaaAGGCAAGAAGCTGAAGAAATGGTACGTAGAATACATGAAGGGACAGATTCTCTTGAAGAACAATTGGCAGCTGTAACGGATCAACAAGAGTCAAAACCATCTGATGAAATAACTACAAGAGAAAATGCTCCTGAAACGGTTGCAGAAAATGTAGAAGTAGATGGTGTAGATGCCGATGATGCAACCAATAAAAGCGTTAAAACGGCTATGTCAGGTTCATCATCCGAAGAAATTGATGAAGAAGCATTAGAAGGAGAAGGTATCTCGAAAATTGGTAAAGATGGTAAGTTGTATAACTatgcatataaaataaatgtaatGACTATTAACTAATAATTACTAAATAATTTTACAGGCAAAAAACATACTATTGTGACTAGGTCGAAAACAGGGTCCCTACAGCCTAGAACATTTAATATGGATGATTTGAAAAAGCGTACCACTCCGCAATTATCAAAAGAAGAATTAGAAAAACTAGATAAAAGCTTGAAAGAGGAAGGAGATGGTACTAGATTAACAAGACAGAAAGCCCACCAAATAGCTTCTGGTACACATCTTTTCAAATTGGGAATGGATAATAACTTTAAATCTTATGTTAATCAGTACAGTACCAATCCCATCGCTCTGAACAAAGCCCAACGTAACGAAGAACGTGACAAGAAGAGACATTTGTCCCATAAATTTTCGCTCACGCAGGCTTCTGAATTCAAATGGGTGGGCAGTTTGACGGGAACTCGTGCTCTCTTAGTGAGCACGCTTCGCCAGACAATTCTTCAGCTTGAAAGTAACATCCAAGCGCCATTTATGCATACCAACTGGCCTCTTCTTCGTAAGCCTTGGACAACGGCAGTGGGTGCTTGTGTCAATCCCAGGGATTTTGCACGAGCTCTTATCGTACTGCAAGCATGTATCAAATCGGTAGTGTTTGCTAGTGTGTGGCACGATCAGCTTGGGCACGTGAAATTGCAGAGAGTAACGGCACTAGAGCGAGAAGAGAAAAAGCGTCAGGATAAGAAAgacaaaaaggaaaaagaagacGAAGAGGAACGTAACCGTTTATTTAATTTCGTTAAGTATACGTTGGGTTTGAAACACCAAGTGTGGAAGCAGAAAGGAGAAGAATACCGAGTGCATGGACAAGGTGGTTGGTTGTGGTTGTCTGCTGGCCGTCGCTATAGGTTTTCTGACATGTCGAAGTTGGGGCTACGAGTAGGACCACAGAAAATTATGGTGCAAATTAAGGATCAAGAAGGGTTGAAGATACTAGCTCTAGATCCTCCTACTTACGAATTTTTGATAAAAGAATATTGTTCACCTAAAAAGGAAGAAAACAATGTGGACCTAAAAattaaagaagaaataaaagaaGAGGAATCCACAAAAGATACAGTTAATGTGACAATAAAACAAGAATGTAAAACAGAAACTATAAAAACTGAACCGACAGAAGAGAAGACGAATAATGCAGAAGCGGTTACGAAGACAGAAGAAACTACATCAAAAACGGAATCGACGAAGCAGGAAACGAAAGTGAATCTAACATGTATGTATTATGAATGATGTGTATTAGAAaaacgttcccgccaacgtgaAATTTTCATCATTAATTTATTTTCTTCGTATTTATTTACAGTTTTAGCAGGctcaaaaattgaaaaagtttTTACTCCCATTAAAGAATTCGAAGAAATCGATATTACTAAAGCATTAACTACTAATGGGAGACTTTATTATCCAAAAATTGCTAAAAAGACTAGAATCGATGATTTCTTAGCTCGTAGAacacatttgaaaattttagaagaaagaaaattattgcaatCTGTGAGTAAACATTAACTTCTACTTTTGCTTTCCCCGTTATTGTGTTtgcataaaattattatatgattatATTTTAGGAAAAATCAAAAGAAACACATGGCCAATTGACAAATCAAAAAACTGAAGGAGACAGTGAAGTCGATGTAGAAAATAATGAAGAAAGTGATACAGATGGAGGAGATAATTCTTTGCAAAGTATTCTTTCAGGAAAGCAGCCCAGCAAAACTATGTCTGCATCAGCTAGGGAAATGTTGGCTGCCATTGGAAAACGTATTCAACACGTGAAGTCTCAATACGCGAACATTATGAGGCTCACTAAAAATAGTAGTTGTTACTCACGATATTGTAATATGACGCCTTCAGGAAAGGTTGTGAATGCAGCTCAAACTTTAACATCAACATGTTACTCTCCTATGTGTCTCCAAAAAGCTAGATTGAAACGTGATCTTATCACATTATTAAGAAAAGCTAATGCTTTGaataataatcaatctacaaattTGTCAGTCAGCACAGCTGCAGCGCAATTACCACAAAGTGGAATAAAGACAGAAGGAAGCGAAGAATCTAAAGATGGAATTAAGAAAGAGTTAGACTCTACGGCAGTTGTAACAACTCACTGTAATGAAGAAACATCAGCTGCTAGTGTAGTGAAAGATGGTGCTTCGCCTCctgttaaaagaataaaaattgaaccTAGTCTGGTGAGTTTTGTATTAATTCGATAGAATTTTCATtaagaaaaaaattctaaaatatttgatTCACTATTTATGatgtattaataaaaattacttgcaGAATGCCGAGAACAACGCAAATGCTGAACATGTTGATGTAGTAACAACTACAACGAGTAATGTAGTTACTACTACAACAACAGTAACTACAACACAACATACTATAAAAACAGTCGATGGTGTCGTGAAAAGCATGCAAGAAAACACGACATCTCAGAATTCAGTCACATTTTCATCTGAGGTCAAAACGAGGTAAGAAATTGGAGTTACATTCATTAAAGTATTAATAAGTAAAAGAATTTCatcgaatatttattttttaataacgtTGACAGTACGGGACAAAAAACCACCATTGTCAATCGAAGAGGAAGAACAGTGCAGAGGAGTACAGTGGCTAAAGAATTGAATGCGGATGGTACAGAAAGAGTTTATAGTGCTACCTCATCCGAAGGCAAGGTTTATTTGAAGAAAGTTGCAATTTCTTTGGCGGATAGAAAAAAGAAACGTACCCCAGTCAAATATCCTTTGTGTTCTACGTTCTGCACGAAAAATAAACATCGTAGTATATTATTGCTGCCACAACATGAACTACGCAAATTGGCTAGAGTTGGTGGACGAGTACAAGTGCAAGGCTTTCATCAAATGGCTAAGgtactaattttattaaatttatgcCAACGACAAGGTATCAGTAATATGTTGCATCAattaatttgaatttatttGGTGAATAGGCGAATTTGTCGGTATGGCCATACCCTTGTCCTAGACCACTATTTAAAACATGTTGGTTGTACCGAACAGTTGGTATAAAATCGTTAGCAGCAGCTGCTCTGCAGTTAAGAATATTATGGGCATGCCTTCGATgggatgatatggctatgaagcCACTGTCCACTGATGGCAAACACCAAATTACAACAGATACAGAAATTATGTCTTTGGAGATTCTTAAACACCGTCATGTTGGTCAGTTTTTGGATAAAACACAGTACTTACGTAGAAAAGTAGTCATACCTTTGGAGCTTCCGAAACAAGTCAGAGGTTggtacaataaatatactttataaaataattacgaatttaattataattattattgttattcatGGTTCACAGAAGTAACATCCATAAGAAGTGGTCTCAGGAAAAGGAAGCGACCTGAATCACCACAAAGTACTGAGCCACAAGTTGCAGAAGAATGGGTTGATGAAGATAAATTAGAATTATGGGAAATTAAACAGTATGGTGACAGGTACGTTTACTGAAAATTAGTTTTAATAAGTACTTTTTCTAGGCATCTtttcattaaattaaatttatattcaaaCTGCAGCTGTGCTCAATTTGGCTTCTTATTATACTTTACTGTTATAACTAACTTTCTTTTTTCACAAATTATTTTACCATAATGAACTGAAAATATAGGAAGCGACTATCGAATTCCTGACACTTTCACCTTATAAAATCACTCAAATTCTGACCTATCCTTATTTAACACCATTTGATACTAACCCTCCACTTGATGTGTGTCTTATCCAGGTTAGAGAAGGCTAATGCCCAGATTATTACTAGGAGTCGATCCAGTCAGCCGCAATCAGCAGGCATTGGTGCTAATCGAAGCGCAGGGTCGAACTCTGGTATAAGTGATCAACTTGTCAGCGGTAAAGCAACACCCGAAGAGATTAAAGAAAAGATGGAACAGCAGTTACGCATGCAACGAGCTGCTCATCAACAAAAGCGAGCGCTAGAAACCCTCAAAAGTCCAGCTAATTCTGCTTCGCCCACGCAAATTGTTAAAGTCACTGCTAACTCTACGCATGGTAAGACtcgaatttaattaaatttcatgTAAAATGAACTATAGTTAATTTAAGAGaatttattgtgtattatagATGGTACAGTGAAATTAGTCTCTAAGGTTGCAATACCAGCAAATCCTAACAGTGGAACGAAATCGCAGTTAACTTCTCTTTTAACAACTCCTACGCAGAATAAGACTTTTATTGGCACAAGGCGTATTTATATGGCGAAATGTaagtaataatttaaatatacatGTAAAGTATAAAGTCTGTTTTAAAAGTAGATATGTAGGTAAAAATTCGATATTTTTTTAATAGCTTCTGATGGAACGACAAAAGTTGTTTCTGGACCTACAAGCATTTTACCGAAAACACAGTTGCAATCTGGAAATCAACAGTCGTTAATTAAAGTTCCTGGTCAAGCAGGTACGTTTAATGCTCAATAAATGTTACTAGAGTAATCGTTGTGTAATTCTGAATGGTTATTAACTcatgtttattttttataaaataaaatagcacCAGTGCAACAAATTCAGCAAAAGGTACAGATTTTACGAGGGCCAGATGGAAAATTGCAAGTTCGAGGTTTGATGCCTGGTCAGCAGTTAGTTCAAATGCCTGATGGAAAGCTTCATGTATTGAATACTAGTCAAGCCATTGCTACTAATCCTGCACAAACAGGTGGAACGAGTGCAACTACACAGGTATACTAATTATCAAAGTATTGCAAGAAGATCAAGTTAAAAggctttatttaatttttaaaattgttctCCCAGGTAAAAGCCACTACAACAACAAGCACAGCTAAGGTAGCTACAACAGCTAATGCCACAGCTAATAAAACCAGTACGGCCAAAACAACAACGAACGCAACACAACAAGTACAAGCAACTCAGCCGCAGGCACAATCT encodes:
- the E(bx) gene encoding nucleosome-remodeling factor subunit NURF301 E(bx) isoform X3 — translated: MTGRGSKRRGRPPKSVVMERPKKFQYHLMKKPKYLQNKGSETPNSQPSTPTPSRPSSPVESEESRRSTRTRKSRGPRDRHSRKGGHSSSGVYHRRGYNPNVDYNDSEYHYGSDFGDESSEKSEVEEDPLQSDVDSSESIEEPDPSSDSDFSLSSYSTTSGTPRKTLLSQQRPPSPEPLWLQNRELPPLVLPKSSDDLLVPKEFVMPSLSIYEVLRHFRTLVRLSAFRFEDFCAALMCEDQTNLLAEIHIMLIKALLREEDSQQTHFGPLDQKDSVNVSLYFVDSMTWPEVLRSYVESDKCFDQNILNILSTCEYPFTAVEDRIKVLQFLTDQFLITNPVREDLLHEGTLNGNMHYDDHCRVCHRLGDLLCCETCPAVFHLECVEPPLVDVPTEDWQCSTCKAHKVTGVADCIPDVEKNGSLCRQEHLGFDRHGRKYWFLARRIFVESEDGEVWYYSTSLQLEEVMLALDRNEMEVALYRELSDYKDEIVRQMDLTESITNQYKGNKKSYLEVENGLIQKLQKERQEKQEKEEEEKKEKQRQEAEEMVRRIHEGTDSLEEQLAAVTDQQESKPSDEITTRENAPETVAENVEVDGVDADDATNKSVKTAMSGSSSEEIDEEALEGEGISKIGKDGKKHTIVTRSKTGSLQPRTFNMDDLKKRTTPQLSKEELEKLDKSLKEEGDGTRLTRQKAHQIASGTHLFKLGMDNNFKSYVNQYSTNPIALNKAQRNEERDKKRHLSHKFSLTQASEFKWVGSLTGTRALLVSTLRQTILQLESNIQAPFMHTNWPLLRKPWTTAVGACVNPRDFARALIVLQACIKSVVFASVWHDQLGHVKLQRVTALEREEKKRQDKKDKKEKEDEEERNRLFNFVKYTLGLKHQVWKQKGEEYRVHGQGGWLWLSAGRRYRFSDMSKLGLRVGPQKIMVQIKDQEGLKILALDPPTYEFLIKEYCSPKKEENNVDLKIKEEIKEEESTKDTVNVTIKQECKTETIKTEPTEEKTNNAEAVTKTEETTSKTESTKQETKVNLTFLAGSKIEKVFTPIKEFEEIDITKALTTNGRLYYPKIAKKTRIDDFLARRTHLKILEERKLLQSEKSKETHGQLTNQKTEGDSEVDVENNEESDTDGGDNSLQSILSGKQPSKTMSASAREMLAAIGKRIQHVKSQYANIMRLTKNSSCYSRYCNMTPSGKVVNAAQTLTSTCYSPMCLQKARLKRDLITLLRKANALNNNQSTNLSVSTAAAQLPQSGIKTEGSEESKDGIKKELDSTAVVTTHCNEETSAASVVKDGASPPVKRIKIEPSLNAENNANAEHVDVVTTTTSNVVTTTTTVTTTQHTIKTVDGVVKSMQENTTSQNSVTFSSEVKTSTGQKTTIVNRRGRTVQRSTVAKELNADGTERVYSATSSEGKVYLKKVAISLADRKKKRTPVKYPLCSTFCTKNKHRSILLLPQHELRKLARVGGRVQVQGFHQMAKANLSVWPYPCPRPLFKTCWLYRTVGIKSLAAAALQLRILWACLRWDDMAMKPLSTDGKHQITTDTEIMSLEILKHRHVGQFLDKTQYLRRKVVIPLELPKQVREVTSIRSGLRKRKRPESPQSTEPQVAEEWVDEDKLELWEIKQYGDRSRSSQPQSAGIGANRSAGSNSGISDQLVSGKATPEEIKEKMEQQLRMQRAAHQQKRALETLKSPANSASPTQIVKVTANSTHDGTVKLVSKVAIPANPNSGTKSQLTSLLTTPTQNKTFIGTRRIYMAKSSDGTTKVVSGPTSILPKTQLQSGNQQSLIKVPGQAAPVQQIQQKVQILRGPDGKLQVRGLMPGQQLVQMPDGKLHVLNTSQAIATNPAQTGGTSATTQVKATTTTSTAKVATTANATANKTSTAKTTTNATQQVQATQPQAQSQQTVQAVQRQTATTVALATTPTQPTKNAIVVANAGQLVQGAQVISGNQIVVTNANLAQQLASGKAQLTTIGGHQVVIRSTPTGNQIVHLNSTNSGIIVKNAATPTKQQVPVLQPAQATTGAQSTETSNSDTSTTSTNVTSTTTTATNQTSTAPAPGSVEASLLAGQPPGTVIKCVTAQVIQTTQGPRIVLQGLQGADFTPQQLAMVQQQVKQQLLKAQATTGKQGVLGPTKIYLAVQPALNNQQAIQGSQSSATANTPTTPTKPQTTQQPIVSPPAATEPQTGTESIPELPPTSTPSSPEKPKVVVQQVGQPNVPTEEETQKTNVANGQQPLQSLKEGTESANKFILTPDYIQQTIKNALKQENLNPEIEEKLLQLQRYQEKQMKGSVENSVATNQTHTTPTITTPRVPSRKRPAPSNIPTTTTPPNVQSTTNDQDSDWAETPRKKPAPKQEPRETPKVQKIVEQAENESPPKNRAAKLKDSQELRRKQQVHSRMQVLLFRHKELLKKDILKKRALLEKELQIDIQKDLSAELASRTKAERHKQDEVKVGSAKRKANAQVAQQVSPPNRGGRPKKYKAQGNAATPLGPSTAAATNRIKKEKLYCLCRTPYDETKFYVGCDLCNNWFHGDCVGITEEMCKTLSEFVCTECRHARDTQELYCLCKQPYDESQFYICCDKCQDWFHGRCVGILQSEADNIDEYVCPNCQRNSSVNFANMKNLNAKDLDLLKKLIKQIQAHKSAWPFMEPVDPNEAPDYYKVIKEPMDLQTIELRINDKFYKKLSEFIGDMTKIFDNCRYYNPKESPFFKCAESLETYFVHKIKSLREKFSEGK
- the E(bx) gene encoding nucleosome-remodeling factor subunit NURF301 E(bx) isoform X1, yielding MTGRGSKRRGRPPKSVVMERPKKFQYHLMKKPKYLQNKGSETPNSQPSTPTPSRPSSPVESEESRRSTRTRKSRGPRDRHSRKGGHSSSGVYHRRGYNPNVDYNDSEYHYGSDFGDESSEKSEVEEDPLQSDVDSSESIEEPDPSSDSDFSLSSYSTTSGTPRKTLLSQQRPPSPEPLWLQNRELPPLVLPKSSDDLLVPKEFVMPSLSIYEVLRHFRTLVRLSAFRFEDFCAALMCEDQTNLLAEIHIMLIKALLREEDSQQTHFGPLDQKDSVNVSLYFVDSMTWPEVLRSYVESDKCFDQNILNILSTCEYPFTAVEDRIKVLQFLTDQFLITNPVREDLLHEGTLNGNMHYDDHCRVCHRLGDLLCCETCPAVFHLECVEPPLVDVPTEDWQCSTCKAHKVTGVADCIPDVEKNGSLCRQEHLGFDRHGRKYWFLARRIFVESEDGEVWYYSTSLQLEEVMLALDRNEMEVALYRELSDYKDEIVRQMDLTESITNQYKGNKKSYLEVENGLIQKLQKERQEKQEKEEEEKKEKQRQEAEEMVRRIHEGTDSLEEQLAAVTDQQESKPSDEITTRENAPETVAENVEVDGVDADDATNKSVKTAMSGSSSEEIDEEALEGEGISKIGKDGKKHTIVTRSKTGSLQPRTFNMDDLKKRTTPQLSKEELEKLDKSLKEEGDGTRLTRQKAHQIASGTHLFKLGMDNNFKSYVNQYSTNPIALNKAQRNEERDKKRHLSHKFSLTQASEFKWVGSLTGTRALLVSTLRQTILQLESNIQAPFMHTNWPLLRKPWTTAVGACVNPRDFARALIVLQACIKSVVFASVWHDQLGHVKLQRVTALEREEKKRQDKKDKKEKEDEEERNRLFNFVKYTLGLKHQVWKQKGEEYRVHGQGGWLWLSAGRRYRFSDMSKLGLRVGPQKIMVQIKDQEGLKILALDPPTYEFLIKEYCSPKKEENNVDLKIKEEIKEEESTKDTVNVTIKQECKTETIKTEPTEEKTNNAEAVTKTEETTSKTESTKQETKVNLTFLAGSKIEKVFTPIKEFEEIDITKALTTNGRLYYPKIAKKTRIDDFLARRTHLKILEERKLLQSEKSKETHGQLTNQKTEGDSEVDVENNEESDTDGGDNSLQSILSGKQPSKTMSASAREMLAAIGKRIQHVKSQYANIMRLTKNSSCYSRYCNMTPSGKVVNAAQTLTSTCYSPMCLQKARLKRDLITLLRKANALNNNQSTNLSVSTAAAQLPQSGIKTEGSEESKDGIKKELDSTAVVTTHCNEETSAASVVKDGASPPVKRIKIEPSLNAENNANAEHVDVVTTTTSNVVTTTTTVTTTQHTIKTVDGVVKSMQENTTSQNSVTFSSEVKTSTGQKTTIVNRRGRTVQRSTVAKELNADGTERVYSATSSEGKVYLKKVAISLADRKKKRTPVKYPLCSTFCTKNKHRSILLLPQHELRKLARVGGRVQVQGFHQMAKANLSVWPYPCPRPLFKTCWLYRTVGIKSLAAAALQLRILWACLRWDDMAMKPLSTDGKHQITTDTEIMSLEILKHRHVGQFLDKTQYLRRKVVIPLELPKQVREVTSIRSGLRKRKRPESPQSTEPQVAEEWVDEDKLELWEIKQYGDRLEKANAQIITRSRSSQPQSAGIGANRSAGSNSGISDQLVSGKATPEEIKEKMEQQLRMQRAAHQQKRALETLKSPANSASPTQIVKVTANSTHDGTVKLVSKVAIPANPNSGTKSQLTSLLTTPTQNKTFIGTRRIYMAKSSDGTTKVVSGPTSILPKTQLQSGNQQSLIKVPGQAAPVQQIQQKVQILRGPDGKLQVRGLMPGQQLVQMPDGKLHVLNTSQAIATNPAQTGGTSATTQVKATTTTSTAKVATTANATANKTSTAKTTTNATQQVQATQPQAQSQQTVQAVQRQTATTVALATTPTQPTKNAIVVANAGQLVQGAQVISGNQIVVTNANLAQQLASGKAQLTTIGGHQVVIRSTPTGNQIVHLNSTNSGIIVKNAATPTKQQVPVLQPAQATTGAQSTETSNSDTSTTSTNVTSTTTTATNQTSTAPAPGSVEASLLAGQPPGTVIKCVTAQVIQTTQGPRIVLQGLQGADFTPQQLAMVQQQVKQQLLKAQATTGKQGVLGPTKIYLAVQPALNNQQAIQGSQSSATANTPTTPTKPQTTQQPIVSPPAATEPQTGTESIPELPPTSTPSSPEKPKVVVQQVGQPNVPTEEETQKTNVANGQQPLQSLKEGTESANKFILTPDYIQQTIKNALKQENLNPEIEEKLLQLQRYQEKQMKGSVENSVATNQTHTTPTITTPRVPSRKRPAPSNIPTTTTPPNVQSTTNDQDSDWAETPRKKPAPKQEPRETPKVQKIVEQAENESPPKNRAAKLKDSQELRRKQQVHSRMQVLLFRHKELLKKDILKKRALLEKELQIDIQKDLSAELASRTKAERHKQDEVKVGSAKRKANAQVAQQVSPPNRGGRPKKYKAQGNAATPLGPSTAAATNRIKKEKLYCLCRTPYDETKFYVGCDLCNNWFHGDCVGITEEMCKTLSEFVCTECRHARDTQELYCLCKQPYDESQFYICCDKCQDWFHGRCVGILQSEADNIDEYVCPNCQRNSSVNFANMKNLNAKDLDLLKKLIKQIQAHKSAWPFMEPVDPNEAPDYYKVIKEPMDLQTIELRINDKFYKKLSEFIGDMTKIFDNCRYYNPKESPFFKCAESLETYFVHKIKSLREKFSEGK